Proteins encoded within one genomic window of Couchioplanes caeruleus:
- a CDS encoding sensor histidine kinase translates to MRLVSTRARRWSLRRRRIGRSDRWYVVSATPCRREVYAELERERRRNAELERRVRELSRSVQDLEAFSREISHDLKAPLAGICGYAQLLTHLDVGYPRPVDYDDFVAEINRGTDRMRRLIDDVLAYSTARGARLHLTTIDLNALIDDVVADRAVELPRPGAAPRPEPQITWERLPAVRGDHGMLRRVLENLLGNALKYVRPGEPAQVHISARTGPDGFVYIEVTDQGVGIPDGQHEAIFGELHRAHPDAYPGTGLGLTICRRIVQRLGGAIGADPQFRGGARIWFTLPAAGTEAGVEQVPVAADAVR, encoded by the coding sequence ATGCGACTCGTGTCCACCCGAGCCCGGCGCTGGTCGCTGCGCCGGCGCCGGATCGGCCGGTCCGACCGGTGGTACGTCGTCAGCGCGACCCCGTGCCGGCGCGAGGTCTACGCCGAGCTGGAACGCGAACGCCGCCGCAACGCGGAGCTGGAGCGCCGCGTCCGCGAGCTGAGCCGTTCGGTGCAGGATCTCGAGGCCTTCTCCCGGGAGATCAGCCACGACCTCAAGGCGCCGCTGGCCGGCATCTGCGGGTACGCCCAGCTACTCACCCACCTCGACGTCGGCTATCCCCGCCCGGTGGACTACGACGACTTCGTCGCGGAGATCAACCGGGGCACCGACCGGATGCGCCGGCTGATCGACGACGTGCTGGCGTACTCGACCGCGCGCGGCGCGCGCCTGCACCTGACGACGATCGACCTGAACGCCCTGATCGACGACGTGGTCGCGGACCGGGCCGTGGAGCTGCCCCGCCCCGGCGCGGCGCCGCGGCCGGAACCGCAGATCACCTGGGAGCGGCTGCCCGCGGTCCGCGGCGACCACGGGATGCTGCGCCGGGTGCTGGAGAACCTGCTGGGCAACGCGCTCAAGTACGTGCGGCCCGGCGAGCCCGCGCAGGTGCACATCTCGGCGCGTACCGGCCCGGACGGGTTCGTCTACATCGAGGTGACCGACCAGGGCGTCGGCATCCCGGACGGGCAGCACGAGGCGATCTTCGGGGAGCTGCATCGGGCCCACCCGGACGCGTACCCGGGCACGGGTCTCGGCCTGACCATCTGCCGCCGCATCGTGCAGCGGCTCGGCGGCGCCATCGGCGCCGACCCGCAGTTCCGCGGCGGCGCGCGGATCTGGTTCACCCTGCCCGCGGCCGGCACCGAGGCCGGCGTCGAGCAGGTGCCGGTGGCGGCCGACGCCGTCCGCTGA
- a CDS encoding Neogenin, producing the protein MDVRRLLTAVSAGLVGAAVTVVGVPTAASAALPAPSGFKVERSPSDVRKINVSWKLVPGAHQYLVDSVAGNVQTVASVPGATVSYTVDAPDVCSPYKVRVGTVDAADMVTNTSYWTLKSLAPGYVAGLATGREEDGTVLTASWRTPSSPGYTPITGYRVVLTRIADGVVLHDQTSMDLSFRYPEADPARSYNLTVTPQNEFGACATAKSMIDRYRPADPTDLVVQRLADAPGTVKVVWKAPASGPAPTYYQVGYGETKVAKILRVDVPATSATLPLDTAKTWVVEVKAYNANGGSGAVTGSVPVFEPLATAPVPAPTASSEPAPVATESTAAPEATGATAPPSAPVTTSDVESTTTTTTVDSGSDRVPPTISTTLSTAPKNGYFNTPVTVRFACADAAGAIASCPADVTASADGVAQRVSGTAVDAAGNSATITLTLRIDKTPPVVTSTVKGTKNAAGWYNAPPSVLYTCTDTLSGINTMNICPTDTTITVDGAEQKVTGTAIDKAGNTSSDTVTIGLDQVAPAITASVVGDVNADGWYTTAPTIHYTCSDALSGVADCPADRKVTEDGVGQEITGKVVDKAGNVATATVKLNVDVTAPTITATVAGEVNEAGWYTTMPTVHFTCTDASAGVTECPADVTLREDGIDQKVTGTATDKAGNTATAVVSLNVDRVAPAITATVLGERNANGWFRTAPTIHFTCSDAGAGIAACPEDQVMSTDGGEQTVIGTAVDRAGNSATARVTVNVDLTAPEITAEVLGEANADGWYRTAPVVHFTCADKASGIAVCPEDIAVDADGLGKIVMGTATDQAGNTTTTSVTVSVDRSAPAITASLVEAPSADGWFNSAPTVHFTCTDEGSGLSECPADVTVTTNGAGQKVSGTATDKAGNATSAELTVNVDLVSPEVAATVDGVKNDAGWYRTAPTVRYTCADTGSAVASCPAPATVTTEGAAISVPGTASDKAGNTTTNTLSLNVDKTAPVVSVLGVANGKVYGADAVPVVSCRTTDEGSGVATQAEITKTGSDIGMRTVVCAGGVDKAGNEAPAVTVRYMVEPTVAWLMALTRQYLGDNATPANLRNVDAALTKRHFMLYMAKVVVMSAGRKAVLSSSEASTLIYWAFVLDMRS; encoded by the coding sequence ATGGACGTCAGACGACTGCTCACCGCGGTGAGCGCGGGACTGGTGGGAGCGGCGGTGACCGTCGTCGGTGTGCCGACCGCCGCCAGTGCCGCCCTGCCGGCGCCGAGCGGGTTCAAGGTGGAACGTTCACCGAGCGATGTACGCAAGATCAACGTCTCGTGGAAGCTCGTCCCGGGCGCCCACCAGTACCTCGTCGACAGCGTCGCGGGCAACGTACAGACCGTGGCCAGCGTGCCGGGCGCGACTGTGAGCTACACGGTGGACGCTCCCGACGTGTGCAGCCCGTACAAGGTCCGGGTGGGCACGGTCGACGCCGCCGACATGGTGACGAACACGTCGTACTGGACCCTGAAGAGCCTGGCACCGGGCTACGTGGCCGGCCTGGCGACCGGGCGGGAGGAGGACGGCACCGTCCTCACCGCGTCCTGGCGCACCCCGTCGTCCCCGGGCTACACCCCGATCACCGGCTACCGCGTGGTGCTGACCCGCATCGCCGACGGAGTGGTGCTGCACGACCAGACCAGCATGGATCTGTCGTTCCGCTACCCCGAAGCCGACCCGGCGCGGTCGTACAACCTGACGGTGACCCCGCAGAACGAGTTCGGCGCCTGCGCGACGGCCAAGTCGATGATCGACCGGTACCGCCCGGCCGACCCGACCGACCTCGTCGTCCAGCGCCTGGCCGACGCGCCCGGCACCGTCAAGGTGGTCTGGAAGGCTCCGGCGTCCGGCCCCGCGCCCACCTACTACCAGGTGGGTTACGGCGAGACCAAGGTCGCGAAGATCCTGCGGGTCGACGTGCCCGCCACCTCCGCCACGCTGCCGCTGGACACCGCCAAGACCTGGGTGGTGGAGGTCAAGGCGTACAACGCCAACGGCGGCAGTGGTGCCGTCACCGGCTCCGTGCCGGTCTTCGAGCCGCTGGCCACGGCGCCGGTCCCGGCGCCCACCGCGTCCAGCGAGCCGGCGCCGGTCGCCACGGAGAGCACCGCCGCACCGGAGGCCACCGGCGCCACAGCGCCGCCGAGCGCCCCGGTGACCACCTCGGACGTCGAGTCCACGACGACCACGACGACGGTGGACTCCGGCTCGGACCGGGTCCCGCCGACGATCAGCACGACGCTGTCCACGGCGCCGAAGAACGGCTACTTCAACACGCCGGTGACGGTCCGCTTCGCCTGTGCCGACGCGGCGGGGGCGATCGCGAGCTGCCCGGCCGACGTGACCGCGAGCGCCGACGGCGTCGCCCAGCGCGTCTCCGGCACCGCCGTGGACGCCGCGGGCAACTCGGCCACGATCACGCTGACACTGCGCATCGACAAGACCCCGCCGGTGGTCACCTCCACCGTCAAGGGCACCAAGAACGCCGCGGGGTGGTACAACGCTCCGCCGTCGGTCCTCTACACCTGCACCGACACCCTCTCGGGCATCAACACCATGAACATCTGCCCGACGGACACCACGATCACCGTCGACGGTGCCGAGCAGAAGGTCACCGGCACGGCGATCGACAAGGCCGGCAACACCAGCTCGGACACGGTGACCATCGGCCTCGACCAGGTCGCCCCGGCGATCACCGCCTCCGTCGTGGGTGACGTGAACGCCGACGGCTGGTACACCACCGCCCCGACGATCCACTACACCTGCTCCGACGCGCTCTCCGGCGTCGCCGACTGCCCCGCGGACCGCAAGGTCACCGAGGACGGCGTCGGCCAGGAGATCACCGGCAAGGTCGTCGACAAGGCCGGCAACGTCGCCACCGCCACGGTGAAGCTCAACGTCGACGTCACCGCCCCGACGATCACCGCCACGGTGGCCGGCGAGGTCAACGAGGCGGGCTGGTACACCACCATGCCGACCGTGCACTTCACCTGCACCGACGCCAGCGCCGGTGTCACCGAGTGCCCCGCCGACGTCACGTTGCGCGAGGACGGCATCGACCAGAAGGTCACCGGCACCGCGACCGACAAGGCCGGCAACACCGCCACCGCGGTCGTCTCGCTCAACGTGGACCGCGTCGCCCCCGCCATCACCGCCACGGTGCTCGGCGAGCGCAACGCCAACGGCTGGTTCCGCACCGCCCCGACCATCCACTTCACCTGCTCGGACGCGGGCGCCGGCATCGCCGCCTGCCCCGAGGACCAGGTGATGAGCACGGACGGCGGCGAGCAGACCGTGATCGGCACCGCGGTGGACCGCGCGGGCAACAGCGCCACCGCCAGGGTCACGGTCAACGTCGACCTGACCGCCCCGGAGATCACCGCCGAGGTCCTCGGCGAGGCCAACGCCGACGGCTGGTACCGCACGGCCCCGGTCGTCCACTTCACCTGCGCCGACAAGGCCTCCGGCATCGCCGTCTGCCCCGAGGACATCGCGGTGGACGCCGACGGCCTGGGCAAGATCGTGATGGGTACGGCGACCGACCAGGCCGGCAACACCACGACCACCTCGGTCACGGTGAGCGTCGACCGCAGCGCCCCCGCCATCACGGCTTCCCTGGTCGAGGCGCCGAGCGCGGACGGCTGGTTCAACAGCGCCCCGACCGTGCACTTCACCTGCACCGACGAGGGCTCCGGCCTGAGCGAGTGCCCGGCCGACGTGACGGTGACCACCAACGGCGCCGGCCAGAAGGTCAGCGGCACGGCGACCGACAAGGCCGGCAACGCCACCAGCGCCGAGCTGACCGTCAACGTCGACCTCGTCTCCCCCGAGGTGGCCGCCACGGTGGACGGCGTCAAGAACGACGCCGGCTGGTACCGCACCGCGCCGACCGTGCGCTACACCTGCGCCGACACGGGCTCGGCGGTGGCGTCCTGCCCCGCTCCCGCGACGGTCACCACCGAGGGCGCCGCGATCAGCGTGCCCGGTACGGCCTCCGACAAGGCGGGCAACACCACCACCAACACGCTGAGCCTCAACGTCGACAAGACCGCCCCGGTGGTCTCGGTGCTCGGCGTGGCCAACGGCAAGGTGTACGGCGCCGACGCCGTCCCGGTGGTGTCGTGCCGCACGACCGACGAGGGCTCCGGAGTCGCCACCCAGGCAGAGATCACCAAGACCGGCTCCGACATCGGTATGCGCACGGTGGTCTGTGCGGGCGGCGTCGACAAGGCCGGCAACGAGGCCCCGGCGGTCACCGTCAGGTACATGGTCGAGCCGACCGTCGCCTGGCTCATGGCCCTCACCCGCCAGTACCTCGGCGACAACGCCACCCCCGCGAACCTGCGGAACGTGGACGCGGCCCTGACCAAGCGTCACTTCATGCTCTACATGGCCAAGGTCGTCGTCATGTCGGCCGGTAGGAAGGCCGTGCTGAGCTCCTCGGAGGCCTCGACGCTGATCTACTGGGCGTTCGTACTGGACATGCGGAGCTGA
- a CDS encoding STAS domain-containing protein: protein MNVTIETRGEATTVCLTVTGEIDMATVDGLARALREAISHAGVTEVVADLSAVTFCDSSGVAALDRAYAEGMRRGTVFRITHPQPPVRRVLELTGMLETLTRPAPSA from the coding sequence GTGAACGTCACGATCGAGACACGCGGGGAAGCGACCACCGTGTGCCTGACCGTCACCGGTGAGATCGACATGGCCACCGTGGACGGGCTCGCCCGTGCGCTGCGCGAGGCGATCTCCCACGCCGGGGTCACCGAGGTCGTCGCCGACCTCAGCGCCGTCACGTTCTGCGACTCCTCGGGCGTCGCGGCGCTGGACCGGGCGTACGCGGAGGGCATGCGCCGCGGGACCGTCTTCCGCATCACCCACCCGCAGCCCCCGGTACGCCGGGTGCTCGAGCTCACCGGCATGCTGGAGACCCTGACCAGGCCCGCACCGTCCGCCTGA
- a CDS encoding MmcQ/YjbR family DNA-binding protein: protein MADADDVRRLALALPHTVEIDSDGFDFRVGNKGFVWSYPERRPGKPRVLRTDIAVLFVGDEAEKQALLLGEPDLFFTTPGYDGLPLVMLRLPRVGVERLQELVTDAWRMRAPQELAADLDGA from the coding sequence ATGGCCGACGCCGACGACGTGCGCCGCCTCGCGCTGGCGCTGCCGCACACGGTCGAGATCGACAGTGACGGCTTCGACTTCCGGGTGGGGAACAAAGGGTTCGTGTGGTCGTATCCCGAGCGCCGGCCGGGCAAGCCGCGGGTCCTGCGTACCGACATCGCGGTGCTGTTCGTCGGCGACGAGGCCGAGAAGCAGGCACTGCTGCTCGGCGAGCCCGACTTGTTCTTCACCACGCCGGGCTACGACGGCCTGCCGCTGGTGATGCTGCGCCTGCCGCGGGTCGGTGTGGAGCGGCTGCAGGAGTTGGTGACTGACGCGTGGCGGATGCGCGCCCCGCAGGAACTGGCCGCGGACCTCGACGGGGCCTGA
- a CDS encoding copper chaperone PCu(A)C: MLTTLTRRARTGAGMALSALLTTTALAGLAGLAGCGGKDAATTAAPVAAAPASSATAVTGLVVRDPWVKAADKGMTAAFGILVNDSDADITVRGATSPASPVELHTMAMKDGKMVMQPKQGGFVIKARSSHQLVPGGDHLMLMKPSAAIKPGDEVSLTLDLSTGKPLTFTAIAKPFAGAGESYDPGTMMPSAGAHP; the protein is encoded by the coding sequence ATGCTGACGACGCTCACCCGCCGTGCCCGTACCGGTGCCGGCATGGCCCTCTCCGCGCTCCTGACCACCACCGCCCTCGCCGGCCTCGCCGGCCTCGCCGGCTGTGGCGGCAAGGACGCCGCCACGACCGCCGCACCCGTCGCGGCCGCCCCGGCGAGCTCCGCCACGGCCGTGACCGGGCTGGTCGTGCGCGACCCGTGGGTCAAGGCCGCCGACAAGGGCATGACCGCGGCGTTCGGCATCCTGGTCAACGACAGCGACGCCGACATCACCGTACGGGGCGCCACCTCGCCCGCCTCGCCGGTCGAGCTGCACACCATGGCGATGAAGGACGGCAAGATGGTCATGCAGCCCAAGCAGGGCGGCTTCGTCATCAAGGCCCGCAGCAGCCACCAGCTCGTCCCGGGCGGCGACCACCTGATGCTGATGAAGCCGTCAGCGGCGATCAAGCCCGGCGACGAGGTGTCGTTGACGCTCGATCTCTCCACCGGCAAGCCGCTGACGTTCACCGCGATCGCCAAGCCGTTCGCCGGCGCGGGCGAGAGCTACGACCCCGGCACGATGATGCCCTCGGCGGGCGCCCACCCGTGA
- a CDS encoding Dyp-type peroxidase, whose amino-acid sequence MSRRNLLTGGSVAGLSAAAGAAVGAAATGRSPEVVAAPTAAGFGTDTVAFHGPRQAGVTTEPPAHAAFVAFTLAAGTDRRALGRMMRLLSDDAARLTRGEPALGDTDATLAALPARLTVTFGFGPGLYRAAGLEDRRPPSVADLPVFRIDRLERRWSGGDLLVQICADDPMTVTHTQRMLIKDARPFATVRWVQRGFRNTPGVQPAAFTQRNVLGQLDGTANPRGAEMDTAVWTPEGGTTLVVRRIRAEIETWDLLSTVDKEAAVGRRLTTGAPLTGQQEHDEPDFAALDPAGLPVMPDFAHVTRARVTDPRLKILRRPYNYDDPPNAAGHPDSGLIFASYQADITRQFLPIQRRLAEKDLLNQWITPIGSAVFAVPPGCAADGWIGDRLLG is encoded by the coding sequence ATCAGCCGACGCAACCTGCTGACCGGCGGCTCCGTCGCCGGTCTCAGCGCGGCGGCGGGCGCCGCCGTCGGCGCCGCCGCGACCGGGAGATCGCCCGAGGTCGTGGCGGCGCCGACGGCGGCCGGCTTCGGTACGGACACCGTCGCCTTCCACGGCCCCCGCCAGGCCGGCGTGACCACCGAGCCGCCCGCGCACGCCGCCTTCGTCGCCTTCACCCTCGCCGCCGGCACCGACCGGCGGGCACTGGGCCGGATGATGCGGCTGCTGTCCGACGACGCGGCCCGGCTCACCCGCGGCGAGCCCGCGCTGGGCGACACCGACGCGACGCTGGCGGCGCTGCCCGCACGGCTCACCGTCACGTTCGGCTTCGGACCCGGCCTCTACCGCGCGGCCGGCCTCGAGGACCGGCGCCCGCCCTCGGTGGCCGACCTGCCCGTCTTCCGCATCGACCGGCTGGAGCGGCGCTGGAGCGGCGGCGACCTGCTGGTGCAGATCTGCGCCGACGACCCGATGACCGTCACCCACACCCAGCGGATGCTCATCAAGGACGCCCGGCCGTTCGCCACCGTCCGCTGGGTGCAGCGCGGCTTCCGCAACACGCCCGGGGTGCAGCCGGCCGCCTTCACCCAGCGCAACGTGCTGGGCCAGTTGGACGGTACGGCCAACCCCCGCGGCGCCGAGATGGACACCGCAGTGTGGACGCCGGAGGGCGGCACCACCCTCGTCGTACGCCGCATCCGCGCCGAGATCGAGACGTGGGACCTTCTCAGCACCGTCGACAAGGAGGCCGCGGTGGGCCGGCGGCTGACCACCGGGGCACCGCTGACCGGGCAGCAGGAGCACGACGAGCCGGACTTCGCCGCCCTGGACCCGGCCGGGCTGCCGGTCATGCCCGACTTCGCGCACGTCACCCGGGCCCGGGTCACCGATCCCCGGCTGAAGATCCTGCGCCGGCCGTACAACTACGATGATCCGCCGAACGCGGCGGGGCATCCCGACAGCGGCCTGATCTTCGCTTCGTACCAGGCCGACATCACCCGCCAGTTCCTGCCCATCCAGCGTCGCCTAGCCGAGAAGGACCTGTTGAACCAATGGATCACTCCGATCGGATCCGCAGTCTTCGCTGTACCGCCCGGCTGCGCCGCGGACGGCTGGATCGGCGACCGGCTGCTCGGCTGA
- a CDS encoding copper resistance CopC family protein produces MDHSDRIRSLRCTARLRRGRLDRRPAARLTALLLAVTTAALTVLLPGGPAWAHNALAEAVPAKNAVLKKAPETVKLRFLQKLNPDFTTVNLSDAGKKRLPASEPKVDGATATVTLPEPLVNGKYTVAYRVVSLDGHTVQGSYDFTVMDPSASSPSSPATLPSAASASAVATSSAAPVPSAPATGSPLEKAAAESTMSGGAVAGIVAAVLVVAGAVVFLVMRRRAG; encoded by the coding sequence ATGGATCACTCCGATCGGATCCGCAGTCTTCGCTGTACCGCCCGGCTGCGCCGCGGACGGCTGGATCGGCGACCGGCTGCTCGGCTGACCGCCCTGCTGCTGGCCGTCACCACCGCCGCGCTGACCGTGCTGCTGCCCGGCGGTCCGGCGTGGGCGCACAACGCGCTGGCCGAGGCCGTACCCGCCAAGAACGCGGTGCTGAAGAAGGCGCCGGAGACGGTCAAGCTGCGGTTCCTGCAGAAGCTCAACCCCGACTTCACCACCGTCAACCTCTCGGACGCCGGCAAGAAGCGGCTACCGGCGTCCGAGCCGAAGGTCGACGGCGCCACGGCGACCGTCACGCTGCCGGAGCCGCTGGTCAACGGCAAGTACACGGTCGCGTACCGGGTGGTCTCCCTCGACGGCCACACGGTGCAGGGTTCGTACGACTTCACCGTCATGGATCCTTCCGCCTCCTCCCCGTCGTCGCCCGCCACCCTGCCGTCGGCGGCCTCCGCCAGCGCGGTGGCCACCTCCAGCGCCGCGCCCGTCCCGAGCGCTCCGGCCACCGGCTCTCCGCTCGAGAAGGCGGCGGCGGAGTCGACGATGTCGGGTGGAGCGGTGGCCGGAATCGTCGCCGCCGTCCTGGTCGTGGCCGGCGCCGTCGTGTTCCTGGTGATGCGCCGACGCGCCGGCTGA
- a CDS encoding ATP-binding protein, with the protein MATVLVAEDDQDHQRLIAGVVRRLGHDVTVADDGRAALVAAAHRRPDLVVADVDMPEMDGLQLCRALQGDPVFAGVPVVLVTALSMIDDRRLRDSGAREVIRKPFTLQELSTALTRHLVDASAGPDGDRPPLLQDRAMDAVFVEALLQSADTGMVACDSSGRMIMMNSVVRGFFGGDSAGIPLKEWAQHFSLRHHDGSPLAADDLPMSRALGGEVVEHAGLLANDRQGRPRWLTINARPVRDAGGAVVGAVAAIHDITVEYKSRLYQMCTTEVLKALAESRSAAEAHQEVVRTVGGTLGWRYVRLWLVDPVTGRLRIEATYTGPGERPLPAPASIARGQGLAGLCWQRGELVWVPDIHAEGAPILPEVVAGTRFRAAGAVPVRSGEHVTGVLSFFSYDPQEPEPALAVLLTGIAGSVGAHLQQHRADDLEHHLAAATDEYIALVGHELRTPLTSIGAYIELIAEAPELGPDLRGLAEVVDRNSRLLRELVDQLLDLAALDGGHLSLLSGRVDLTELVGDAADAARKPAAERRITIDTNLAPESVVIGDLRRLRQVVDNLLDNAVKFSHDDSVVTVQLTGDDEAVVLRVTDTGIGLPSEDRPTLFRRLYRGDNVRHSGIPGNGLGLALCRAVVEHHQGTITLSPEYPSGTAVTVRLPSTPG; encoded by the coding sequence ATGGCGACGGTACTGGTTGCTGAGGACGACCAGGATCATCAGCGGCTGATCGCCGGGGTGGTCCGCCGGCTCGGCCACGACGTCACCGTCGCCGACGACGGCCGGGCCGCGCTGGTGGCGGCCGCACACCGGCGTCCCGATCTCGTGGTCGCGGACGTGGACATGCCCGAGATGGACGGTCTGCAGTTGTGCCGCGCGTTGCAGGGGGATCCCGTCTTCGCGGGCGTGCCGGTCGTCCTGGTGACCGCGCTGTCGATGATCGACGACCGGCGGTTGCGGGACAGCGGTGCGCGGGAGGTCATCCGCAAGCCCTTCACGCTGCAGGAGTTGTCGACGGCGCTGACCCGTCATCTGGTCGACGCCTCGGCCGGGCCGGACGGCGACCGACCCCCGCTGTTGCAGGATCGCGCGATGGATGCGGTGTTCGTGGAGGCGTTGCTGCAGAGCGCCGACACGGGAATGGTCGCCTGCGACAGCTCGGGCCGGATGATCATGATGAACTCCGTCGTACGCGGCTTCTTCGGTGGGGACAGCGCCGGTATTCCGCTGAAGGAGTGGGCTCAGCACTTCTCGTTGCGCCACCACGATGGTTCCCCGCTGGCCGCGGACGATCTGCCGATGAGCCGGGCGCTCGGCGGCGAGGTGGTCGAGCATGCCGGCCTGCTGGCCAACGACCGCCAGGGCCGCCCCCGTTGGCTGACCATCAACGCCCGGCCGGTGCGCGACGCCGGCGGTGCGGTGGTGGGTGCGGTCGCCGCGATCCACGACATCACCGTGGAGTACAAGTCACGCCTCTACCAGATGTGTACGACAGAGGTGCTCAAGGCCCTTGCGGAGAGCCGGAGCGCCGCGGAGGCCCACCAGGAGGTCGTGCGTACGGTCGGCGGCACCCTGGGCTGGCGATACGTACGGCTCTGGCTGGTCGACCCCGTGACCGGGCGGCTGCGGATCGAGGCCACGTACACCGGCCCCGGCGAACGGCCGTTGCCCGCACCCGCCAGCATCGCCCGCGGTCAGGGCCTGGCCGGACTGTGTTGGCAGCGCGGCGAGCTGGTGTGGGTGCCGGACATCCACGCCGAGGGCGCGCCGATCCTGCCGGAGGTCGTCGCGGGTACCCGGTTCCGGGCCGCGGGAGCGGTGCCCGTCCGCAGCGGCGAGCACGTCACCGGGGTCCTCTCCTTCTTCTCCTACGACCCGCAGGAGCCGGAACCCGCCCTGGCGGTGCTGCTGACCGGCATCGCCGGCAGCGTGGGCGCGCACCTGCAACAGCACCGGGCCGATGACCTGGAGCATCATCTGGCCGCGGCCACGGACGAGTACATCGCGCTGGTCGGCCACGAGCTGCGGACGCCGCTGACGTCGATCGGCGCCTACATCGAGCTGATCGCCGAGGCGCCGGAGCTCGGGCCGGACCTGCGCGGCCTGGCCGAGGTCGTCGACCGCAACAGCCGCCTGCTGCGGGAGCTCGTCGATCAGTTGCTGGACCTGGCCGCCCTCGACGGCGGTCACCTCTCCCTGCTGAGCGGCCGGGTCGACCTGACGGAGCTGGTCGGCGACGCCGCCGACGCGGCGCGCAAGCCGGCGGCCGAGCGCCGGATCACCATCGATACGAACCTCGCACCGGAGTCGGTCGTCATCGGGGACCTGCGCCGGCTGCGCCAGGTCGTGGACAACCTGCTCGACAATGCCGTCAAGTTCAGCCACGACGACTCCGTCGTCACCGTGCAGCTCACCGGGGACGACGAGGCGGTCGTCCTGAGGGTCACCGACACGGGCATCGGCCTGCCCAGCGAGGACCGCCCGACGCTGTTCCGCCGGCTCTACCGCGGCGACAACGTGCGGCACAGCGGCATCCCGGGCAACGGGCTCGGCCTCGCCCTGTGCCGGGCGGTGGTCGAACACCACCAGGGCACCATCACCCTCAGCCCCGAGTACCCGAGCGGCACGGCGGTCACCGTGCGGCTGCCGAGCACGCCCGGATGA
- a CDS encoding peptidylprolyl isomerase produces MAASADPTDPTDGPCAYTPTPGEPAARPVPLPPDPRRTPSRGTVEVMLRTNLGPIPLVLDRVEAPCTVQSFLHLVRHRFYHQTICHRLTAYPTLKVLQCGDPSGTGSGGPGYRYADELPTDLPPAPTDPTGERRVYARGVLAMANAGPDTNGSQFFLVYADSALRPNYSIFGTVAQSGLETLDEVAAGGVAPTPEDPAPVDGAPALTTTIKTTHIRR; encoded by the coding sequence ATGGCCGCAAGTGCGGATCCGACGGATCCGACCGACGGGCCCTGTGCGTACACGCCGACGCCCGGGGAACCCGCCGCCCGGCCGGTGCCGTTGCCGCCCGATCCCCGGCGCACGCCGAGTCGCGGCACGGTCGAGGTGATGCTGCGGACCAACCTGGGGCCGATCCCGCTGGTGCTCGACCGCGTCGAGGCGCCGTGCACGGTGCAGAGCTTCCTGCATCTCGTCCGGCACCGGTTCTACCACCAGACCATCTGTCACCGGCTGACCGCGTACCCGACGCTCAAGGTGCTGCAGTGTGGCGACCCGAGCGGGACGGGTTCGGGTGGTCCCGGCTACCGCTACGCCGACGAGCTGCCGACCGACCTGCCGCCCGCGCCGACCGATCCGACCGGCGAGCGCCGCGTCTACGCCCGCGGCGTCCTGGCCATGGCCAACGCCGGCCCGGACACCAACGGCAGCCAGTTCTTCCTGGTCTACGCGGACTCCGCGCTGCGGCCGAACTACTCGATCTTCGGCACGGTGGCACAGTCCGGGCTGGAGACGCTCGACGAGGTGGCGGCCGGGGGAGTGGCTCCGACCCCTGAGGATCCCGCGCCGGTGGACGGTGCCCCGGCCCTGACCACGACGATCAAGACGACCCACATCCGCCGCTGA